AAGTTAGGCGGTATTTTTGCTGATTGGGAGATCATTGTTGCTCAGCACAAACCTGTCTTTGACAACAGCGCCCAACAGGGGAGAGTAAAGCCCGAATTGCTAACCTGTGTTACCCATGAATTACGCTCCCCTTTGACGGTAGTTTTGGGCATGACAGAGCTCTTGGAGCGACAACTACATCACCACCTCACTGAACAACAACGGCATTACCTGAAAGCTATTCACCGCAGCGGTCATCGGCTAGCACAGGTCATCAGCACAATGGTGGATGTCACCCAGGCGGAAACGGGACACCTCAAGCTGCACCTGACGACGGTTAAAATTCTTCCCCTCTGCCAGCAGGTCATCCAACAACTACAACAGCAGGACTTACCCCGACCTCCCCGCATCAACTTGGCAATTGCCCCTGACGTTGACACGATCGTGGCTGATCCCTCTCGGCTGCAGCAAATGTTAGGGCATCTATTGCACAATGCCTGTCAGTTTAGTGCTAAAGACCAGGTGCCAGAAGTGGAACTCAGAGTAGAGGCATGGCAGAACTGGATGGCTTTCTCTGTGTGGCACAGAAGCATTGCTAAGGGAGACCAGAGGTTGCCGCCGGGGGGAAATTTTAGTGACCCAGGCTTGGGGTTAATTCTCACGAGACACCTAGCTCGCTTGCATGGGGGAGATGTGACGTTTCGTTCCTACTCAGGCAAAGGCAATGAGTTTACCCTGCTGCTGCCCTCGGCTCCCCTCAGCTGTCCCTATCGCCAGTTAGTCCTAATTGCCGAAGTCAATCCCCAGCAGATTACCACTATTGCCGACGCTGTTAGCCAAGCCCAGTTCTTCCCTGTGGTTGCCCGATCGGGGGTTGAAGCCCTCGAAAAAGCTCGCCAGTTCCGTCCTGTGTGTATTTTTGCCAACTACAACCTACCGTTATTGGGGGGCAAGGACATAAGGTATCTGTTGCAGCAGGATAGCCAGTGCCGATCGATTCCTCTCAAACTGTATCAGCAAATTAGTGCCGACCAAGTACGAGAATTCCTACCTAAAAGGACAGAAAAAATTCTCTGCATCGCTTGCCAGGATTGGACAGAAACCAATAGCCTGCCCTTCCGTTGTATGACCGTCGACGATGTGGAGCAAGCAGAACGATTTGCCCCCCTCTGGCAACCTAACTTGATTGTACTAGGGCAGGCAACAATGCTCGATCGGATTTACACAAACACTTACCTAGGTCGTGTACCGATCGTGGTGAGAAATAGCCCCCCTTCTGTGCCGCGGCAAGTCAAATTAGTTAGTTGTCCAGAGGGAGAATTACTAGCGACTTTGCAGCAACTCTTAGGGACTATTCCGCCAGAGAGGAATTAACTGGGCGCAGGTGGATATGTTTCCGTCCCAAGCGAATTTCCAATTCATCCCCCGGTTGCAACCCCATCATTTGCGTATAGGTAGAACCGATCAGCAGGTTACCATTTTTCTGCACACTAACACGATAGCTAGCACTTCTGCCCCCCCGACCAGAATGTTTACCACGAGTTAGTCCTTCTGCTTCAAACACAGCAGCATTCAAATTGTTGAGGAACTTCATCATATTGACGCGGTTCTTGCCATCGCGGGTAACAGTAATATACCCACAGGCTTTCGCCTTTTCCTTCTCGCTGAGGTGATCCAATTCTTTAACTTTCTTAAGGAGTGCTTCTCCCGTCAGTGCAACTTGTTTTACCATTTGTTTACCTATATCCCTACACTTGTTAGTTGAACTAATGGCTATTTTACTCACCTATTTCCTAATTTGTCACTACATTTCCTTGATAAGAAGCCCAAAATTGGGGGCGGACTTGCATCGGTGGGCAAATTCCTATAAAACTAGCTAAGTACATCACCTAACGCACCATGACTAACAGTCCTGACACAATTTTTAGCAAGATTATCCGCCGCGAGATTCCGGCCACGATCGTCTATGAAGATGATCTAGCCCTGGCATTTCGGGATATTAACCCCCAGGCACCAGTCCATATCTTGGTGATTCCCAAACAAGCAATTCCCACCATTGCGGACGCAACTGCAGCGGACCAAAGTCTGCTTGGGCATCTATTATTAGTGGCAGCCAAAGTTGCCAAACAGGAAAATTTAGACCAGGGTTATCGCTTGGTCATCAACTGTGGACCCCAGGGCGGACAGACAGTTTACCATCTCCATATTCATGTTTTGGGGGGACGATCGATGCATTGGCCCCCAGGTTGAGTGCCAGTCTTAGCCACAAAATTATGAAATTATTAAAAGCACAAGAAATGCAAGCCTTAGACCGTCAAGCGATCGAGGGGATAGGCATACCTAGTTTAGTTTTGATGGAGAGAGCCGCCTTAGGAGTAGTGACTGCTGTGAGGTGGGAGCTGGCCCATTGTCGGCGGTTTCTGGTAATAGCAGGTAAAGGCAATAACGGGGGGGATGGTTTAGCCATAGTCCGTCAATTACATCTCCTGGGTTACTCCGTAGATTATGTTTTAGGTTTAGGGGATGACCTCAAGGGGGATGCCCAAGTCCAGTACCATATTCTCCAGAATTTGGGATTGTCGCCCCTGTCGGTTGTCGATTTTGCCCGCTATGACCTCATTGTGGATGCTCTATTCGGCACAGGATTTACGCCACCGCCAAGGGGGGCAGGGCAGATGTGGATCGAGAGGATGAATGGGGCAGGGCTACCGATCGTGGCTGTTGATATACCATCGGGACTGATGGCAGACAGTGGTAGGGCAGTTACCCCTGCTGTGAGTGCAACTCTGACGGTGACATTTCAATTTCCTAAACTTTGTCATTTCCTCCATCCTGCTAGCAAAAACTGCGGCAAACTCTATGTGGCAGACATAGGTATCCCCAAGACCTTGGCAGAGGGCATCAACAGGGAAGTTCTCCTCACAGTCTCCCTCCCCCCTCGACCAGTGGATGCCCATAAGGGTTCGATGGGTCATGTATTGTTGATTGGGGGCAGTAGTGGCAAGACTGGGGCAGTGATGATGGCAGCCAGGGCAAGTACCCGATCGGGGGCAGGTTTGGTGACG
This region of Pseudanabaenaceae cyanobacterium SKYG29 genomic DNA includes:
- a CDS encoding hybrid sensor histidine kinase/response regulator is translated as MEFDLQPFLEALPLPVMVRSELGIMTNQLWQEHCRGELSNWELHQGKLGGIFADWEIIVAQHKPVFDNSAQQGRVKPELLTCVTHELRSPLTVVLGMTELLERQLHHHLTEQQRHYLKAIHRSGHRLAQVISTMVDVTQAETGHLKLHLTTVKILPLCQQVIQQLQQQDLPRPPRINLAIAPDVDTIVADPSRLQQMLGHLLHNACQFSAKDQVPEVELRVEAWQNWMAFSVWHRSIAKGDQRLPPGGNFSDPGLGLILTRHLARLHGGDVTFRSYSGKGNEFTLLLPSAPLSCPYRQLVLIAEVNPQQITTIADAVSQAQFFPVVARSGVEALEKARQFRPVCIFANYNLPLLGGKDIRYLLQQDSQCRSIPLKLYQQISADQVREFLPKRTEKILCIACQDWTETNSLPFRCMTVDDVEQAERFAPLWQPNLIVLGQATMLDRIYTNTYLGRVPIVVRNSPPSVPRQVKLVSCPEGELLATLQQLLGTIPPERN
- a CDS encoding NAD(P)H-hydrate dehydratase translates to MKLLKAQEMQALDRQAIEGIGIPSLVLMERAALGVVTAVRWELAHCRRFLVIAGKGNNGGDGLAIVRQLHLLGYSVDYVLGLGDDLKGDAQVQYHILQNLGLSPLSVVDFARYDLIVDALFGTGFTPPPRGAGQMWIERMNGAGLPIVAVDIPSGLMADSGRAVTPAVSATLTVTFQFPKLCHFLHPASKNCGKLYVADIGIPKTLAEGINREVLLTVSLPPRPVDAHKGSMGHVLLIGGSSGKTGAVMMAARASTRSGAGLVTVGVPSGLNQIVETVLLEEMSMPLPGQERLAADSPELILAMQDRFTAVAVGMGMDRYSGGRAVVRELVRQVQPPLLLDADALNNLADEGVDLLKERVGITILTPHVGEFHRLSGLAKTEIGENLTDVAQAFAQRWGCYIVLKSARTAIATPQGQVYLSTRGSAAMAKGGMGDVLAGVLTALLGRGLEPIVALQIGVFVHGLAGEVAATEKHQESVRTIDVIEALPQAFRLVETGKFSPSFISF
- a CDS encoding AbrB family transcriptional regulator, whose protein sequence is MVKQVALTGEALLKKVKELDHLSEKEKAKACGYITVTRDGKNRVNMMKFLNNLNAAVFEAEGLTRGKHSGRGGRSASYRVSVQKNGNLLIGSTYTQMMGLQPGDELEIRLGRKHIHLRPVNSSLAE
- a CDS encoding histidine triad nucleotide-binding protein; the protein is MTNSPDTIFSKIIRREIPATIVYEDDLALAFRDINPQAPVHILVIPKQAIPTIADATAADQSLLGHLLLVAAKVAKQENLDQGYRLVINCGPQGGQTVYHLHIHVLGGRSMHWPPG